One stretch of Arachis duranensis cultivar V14167 chromosome 1, aradu.V14167.gnm2.J7QH, whole genome shotgun sequence DNA includes these proteins:
- the LOC110272589 gene encoding protein FAR1-RELATED SEQUENCE 6-like — MQDLSNAAALSSTIDSAALSSAHNTAGVHSFRMAESQEERAASEGPHLCTSPSRNSLMEVDIVEPLVCVASEVSENLSNEQENLAANVAEHGHKSNKLSDVMDVGSEEMEPGDELPDHGNLQEDEIPRVGMRFPQLQMAHDFYVSYAKKAGFATKIRTTTFDKITKAPINQAIHCNRDGIRESRVKAPTRKNTISAAGCKARIYVKFDKDVQDWVLLKVDLTHSHPCSPKKAVHYHEYRQLTMHAKCVIEDNDETGIRPNKTFLALSNEAGGPSNLGFSEKDLRNYITARLRSSNVNADVREMMSYFRRMKDINPNFFYAVKLDDECKFKSAVWVDARCRASYEYYGDVVSVDSTYNRNRHGLPFVSFVGVNHHGRSTLLGCALLGNEEIGSYEWVFLQWVKCMGTAPKCIITDQCRSLYRAIKNTLPDTRHRWCIWHIMNKLPSKLGGYRRYGALYGDLNDIVWNSRTEESFEDDWADFIDEYNLHNNTWLSDLYDDRRMWVPIYFKGEFWTGMRIKEQRELEDDAADSRGVIPCATTSPIEKQFQQEYTTSIFRDVQIEFVRKANCRVSAVDEQGPVVCVKVKEEKLLNDTILCVPYDVHFDRSTHELRCECNLFESSGVLCCHCLEVFHSYKVYKVPSCYILPRWSKKIKRKHTYVKSSHDVSRSDESHVAFRELCAHFYNVAQEFLGDDEETALLHVALEETRAKLATHRAKKRSERMAETQTNIGSQSSNDVGVDDIQGPSKVTTKGRPKSKRLGSALEKSIKNSRRRKQKNSHPVVRPHTFQDINHCDVSSLDVPKQDGGFMIHVSFKVLRQLLQSIQFNKVVSDFYTLDYIVFRLDVHFSKLLDVQISYIGGWKKNVMESSLSNVKNNKALSMSTVSKLSITK; from the exons ATGCAAGATCTTTCCAACGCAGCTGCCCTCTCATCTACGATCGATAGCGCCGCCCTCTCATCTGCACACAACACAGCCGGTGTTCACTCTTTCAGAATGGCAGAATCGCAAGAAGAACGTGCTGCAAGTGAGGGTCCTCATTTATGCACATCACCTAGCCGAAATTCATTAATGGAGGTTGATATAGTTGAACCGTTAGTTTGTGTTGCCTCTGAAGTTTCTGAAAATTTATCAAACGAACAAGAAAACTTAGCCGCCAATGTCGCAGAGCATGGTCACAAGTCAAACAAG TTGTCGGATGTTATGGATGTTGGAAGTGAAGAGATGGAGCCTGGTGATGAG tTACCAGATCATGGTAACCTACAAGAAGATGAGATACCAAGAGTTGGAATGCGATTTCCTCAGCTACAGATGGCGCATGACTTTTATGTGTCCTATGCAAAGAAAGCTGGATTTGCAACTAAGATAAGGACGACAACATTTGACAAGATCACGAAGGCTCCCATTAACCAGGCTATACACTGTAATCGCGATGGTATCCGCGAGTCTCGTGTTAAAGCACCAACGCGGAAGAATACGATTTCAGCTGCTGGGTGCAAGGCAAGGATATATGTAAAGTTTGATAAAGACGTGCAAGACTGGGTTCTGCTCAAGGTTGACTTGACGCACTCTCACCCTTGTTCACCGAAAAAGGCAGTGCACTATCATGAGTATAGGCAGTTGACCATGCATGCGAAGTGCGTGATCGAGGATAATGATGAGACTGGGATTCGACCAAACAAGACATTCCTTGCTTTGTCAAATGAGGCTGGTGGCCCCTCTAACTTGGGATTCTCAGAGAAGGATTTAAGAAACTATATAACAGCAAGGCTCCGAAGTAGCAACGTTAATGCGGATGTCAGGGAGATGATGAGCTACTTTAGGAGAATGAAGGACATCAATCCGAACTTCTTTTACGCGGTGAAGTTGGACGATGAGTGTAAATTTAAGAGTGCAGTATGGGTTGATGCAAGGTGTAGGGCGTCGTATGAATACTATGGAGACGTCGTGTCAGTTGATAGCACGTACAATAGAAATAG GCATGGATTACCGTTTGTGTCGTTCGTTGGGGTCAACCACCATGGTAGGTCGACCCTCCTCGGTTGTGCTTTGTTGGGGAATGAAGAAATCGGAAGTTATGAGTGGGTTTTTCTCCAATGGGTGAAGTGCATGGGAACTGCTCCAAAGTGTATCATAACCGATCAATGTCGATCCCTTTACCGTGCGATCAAAAATACTTTACCCGACACACGCCACCGGTGGTGCATTTGGCATATTATGAATAAGCTACCTTCGAAGCTTGGGGGTTACCGCCGGTACGGAGCTTTGTATGGTGACCTAAACGacattgtgtggaactctcggACGGAGGAGTCATTTGAAGATGATTGGGCTGATTTTATAGATGAGTACAACTTACATAACAACACATGGCTGTCAG ATCTGTATGATGACCGACGCATGTGGGTCCCAATATACTTCAAGGGTGAATTTTGGACAGGAATGCGGA TCAAGGAGCAGAGAGAACTGGAGGATGATGCTGCAGACTCGAGGGGGGTTATCCCTTGTGCAACTACCTCGCCTATAGAGAAACAGTTTCAGCAAGAGTATACCACGAGCATTTTTAGGGATGTTCAAATTGAGTTTGTGAGGAAGGCTAACTGCAGAGTTTCTGCAGTTGATGAACAGGGTCCAGTGGTCTGCGTGAAGGTGAAAGAGGAGAAACTACTCAACGATACTATTCTATGCGTTCCGTATGATGTTCACTTTGACCGTTCCACACATGAGCTTCGTTGTGAATGCAATCTTTTTGAGAGTTCAGGTGTGTTATGCTGTCACTGCCTTGAAGTTTTCCATTCGTATAAAGTGTACAAAGTACCGTCCTGTTATATTCTTCCTCGATGGAGCAAGAAGATAAAGCGCAAGCATACGTATGTCAAAAGTAGCCATGATGTCAGTCGGTCAGATGAGAGTCATGTTGCATTTAGGGAACTGTGTGCACACTTCTATAATGTTGCTCAAGAGTTCCTCGGTGATGATGAAGAAACAGCATTGCTGCATGTTGCCTTGGAAGAAACAAGGGCCAAGTTGGCTACGCACCGTGCCAAAAAGAGGTCCGAGAGAATGGCAGAGACTCAGACCAACATTGGCTCTCAGAGTTCGAATGATGTCGGTGTTGATGACATCCAAGGCCCATCGAAGGTCACCACAAAGGGCAGGCCAAAGAGTAAGAGGCTTGGCTCTGCCCTTGAGAAGTCCATCAAGAATTCAAGACggagaaaacaaaagaattcaCATCCG GTGGTTCGTCCGCACACATTTCAAGATATAAACCATTGTGATGTTTCTAGCCTGGATGTTCCCAAACAAGACGGTGGTTTCAT GATTCATGTTAGTTTCAAGGTTCTAAGGCAGCTGTTGCAAAG TATACAGTTTAATAAAGTTGTTTCTGATTTCTACACGCTTGACTATATAGTTTTTCG ACTGGATGTTCATTTTAGTAAGTTATTGGATGTTCAGATTAGCTATATTGGCGGATG GAAAAAAAATGTCATGGAATCAAGTCTTTCTAATGTGAAAAATAACAAAGCACTAAGCATGTCAACAGTAAGTAAACTCAGTATAACAAAGTAG
- the LOC107459225 gene encoding uncharacterized protein LOC107459225 — protein sequence MSVSLTVMTFNLHDDQAEDSPNSWEKRRDLCISVITSYSPIILCTQQGVKTQLDFLQQGLPGYDQFGISRKGPQDTTDEHCTIFYDKEKVELLEGGTFWLSESPSVPGSMSWGSEVPCIATWATFQLKGVEPPGFSFQIVNTNMDQFSPRARRRSALLTWQHIASLPPSLPVVYCGGFNTQKESTTGRFLLGRSREHGVVGDMRDAWPSACVRKNVSLIRTYHGFKGDKQGALEFLKLILRALCLCWDRQTQDLHIDWILFRGRSLIPVSCEVVNDNIDGYYPSSHFPIFAEFMLPRTVRMLESPVQEDN from the exons atgaGTGTTTCTTTGACTGTGATGACCTTCAATCTGCATGATGATCAAGCAGAAGATAGTCCCAATTCGTGGGAGAAGAGGAGGGACTTATGTATTAGTGTAATCACAAGTTACTCTCCCATCATCCTTTGTACCCAGCAAG GAGTGAAGACACAATTGGACTTTCTTCAACAGGGTTTGCCAG gtTATGATCAGTTTGGGATATCTCGGAAGGGGCCCCAAGACACTACAGATGAACATTGTACCATCTTCTATGATAAGGAAAAG GTAGAGCTTCTGGAAGGTGGAACATTTTGGTTGTCTGAGTCTCCATCTGTACCTGGAAGCATGTCATGGGGTTCTGAAGTTCCTTGCATTGCAACATGGGCTA CATTTCAACTTAAAGGAGTTGAGCCACCAGGATTCTCATTTCAGATAGTAAATACAAACATGGATCAATTCAGTCCTCGTGCCCGTCGGCGAAGTGCCTTACTCACATGGCAGCACATTGCATCCTTACCACCTAGTCTCCCAGTTGTGTACTGTGGAGGATTTAATACACAAAAAGAATCAACTACCGGACGCTTTCTTCTTGGAAGATCTAG AGAGCATGGTGTAGTTGGGGATATGAGGGACGCATGGCCTAGCGCCTGTGTAAGGAAAAATGTTTCTCTAATCCGCACTTATCATGGATTCAAGG GTGACAAACAGGGAGCACTTGAATTCCTCAAGTTAATATTAAGAGCACTCTGCCTCTGCTGGGATCGCCAGACGCAGGATCTTCACATTGATTGGATCCTTTTCAGAGGTAGATCTCTGATTCCTGTTTCATGTGAGGTGGTGAATGATAATATTGATGGGTACTATCCATCTTCTCATTTTCCCATATTTGCTGAGTTCATGCTTCCTCGAACCGTAAGGATGCTAGAATCGCCTGTACAAGAGGATAACTAA